A region from the Flavobacterium enshiense genome encodes:
- the mdh gene encoding malate dehydrogenase, with product MKVTIVGAGNVGATCADVISYRGIASEVVLLDIKEGFAEGKAMDISQCATTTGFNTRVSGSTNDYSKTANSDVVVITSGIPRKPGMTREELVGINAGIVKGVADNVLKHSPNAVIVVVSNPMDTMTYLTLKATGLPKNRVIGMGGALDSSRFKYYLSKALNKPSADVDGMVIGGHGDTTMIPLTRLASYCGVPVSTFLSQEEMDKVAADTMVGGATLTGLLGTSAWYAPGASVAYLVDSILNDQRKMIPCSVYLEGEYGQSDICMGVPCIIGKNGVESIVDIKLNDAEKTSFAKSAEAVRAMNADLKTVLA from the coding sequence ATGAAAGTAACTATAGTTGGTGCCGGAAATGTGGGTGCTACCTGTGCAGATGTGATTTCTTATAGAGGAATTGCCAGTGAAGTAGTTTTGCTGGATATTAAAGAAGGTTTTGCCGAAGGTAAGGCCATGGATATTTCCCAATGTGCTACTACAACTGGTTTTAATACGCGAGTTTCAGGAAGTACGAACGATTATTCAAAAACAGCCAATAGTGATGTGGTGGTAATTACATCAGGTATTCCGAGAAAACCGGGGATGACCCGCGAAGAGCTTGTTGGGATCAACGCAGGAATCGTTAAAGGTGTTGCGGATAATGTGTTGAAACATTCTCCAAATGCTGTTATTGTGGTAGTGTCCAATCCCATGGATACAATGACGTATCTGACTTTAAAAGCGACAGGCCTGCCTAAGAACAGAGTTATCGGTATGGGTGGAGCACTGGATAGTTCCCGTTTCAAATATTATTTGTCGAAAGCGTTAAATAAACCGTCTGCAGATGTGGATGGAATGGTTATCGGCGGTCACGGTGATACGACCATGATTCCGTTAACGCGCCTGGCTTCTTATTGCGGTGTACCGGTTTCCACATTCCTTTCTCAGGAAGAAATGGATAAAGTGGCTGCCGATACGATGGTGGGAGGGGCAACATTAACCGGATTGTTGGGAACTTCGGCCTGGTATGCTCCCGGAGCTTCAGTAGCTTATCTTGTAGATAGTATATTAAATGACCAAAGAAAAATGATTCCTTGTTCAGTTTATCTTGAAGGTGAGTACGGTCAGTCCGATATCTGTATGGGAGTTCCTTGTATAATTGGTAAAAATGGAGTTGAATCTATCGTTGATATAAAATTGAACGATGCAGAAAAGACGTCATTTGCTAAAAGTGCAGAAGCCGTTCGTGCTATGAATGCCGATCTGAAAACAGTTTTAGCGTAA
- a CDS encoding zinc ribbon domain-containing protein: MKNQCSNCEAENNATSKYCSICGYKLPIIEINNGLNTIEQKKDITVKKKFNLKASLGFAVGFIVVFFTTQALFKPSIDKELAEVANEMNKTCPMKIDQFTTLKNTMALPNKTIQYTYTLDEITKAEVNMDTVKKYVFSGLLENVKTNPGMKLFRDNKVTLNYYYMDKNGVFVTEYQITPEMYE; this comes from the coding sequence ATGAAAAACCAATGTTCAAATTGCGAAGCAGAAAATAACGCAACTTCTAAATACTGCTCAATCTGCGGGTATAAATTACCAATTATTGAAATCAATAATGGATTGAACACAATTGAACAAAAGAAGGATATTACAGTTAAAAAGAAGTTCAATCTAAAAGCGTCTTTAGGTTTTGCGGTTGGATTTATAGTAGTATTTTTTACAACTCAGGCTTTATTTAAACCTTCGATAGATAAAGAACTTGCAGAAGTTGCCAATGAAATGAACAAAACTTGTCCAATGAAAATTGACCAGTTTACTACATTAAAAAACACAATGGCATTACCAAATAAAACTATACAGTATACTTACACTTTAGACGAAATAACAAAAGCTGAAGTAAATATGGATACTGTAAAAAAATATGTTTTTTCAGGTCTTCTGGAAAATGTAAAAACCAATCCCGGCATGAAGCTGTTCAGAGATAATAAAGTCACCTTAAACTACTATTATATGGATAAAAATGGAGTTTTTGTAACTGAATATCAAATAACACCTGAAATGTATGAATAA
- the yidD gene encoding membrane protein insertion efficiency factor YidD produces MFKKIIIFPFVLLVRFYQVAISPYTPGVCRYTPTCSQYTIEALRKHGILKGGWLAIKRIGSCNPWGGSGYDPVP; encoded by the coding sequence ATGTTTAAAAAAATAATCATTTTCCCTTTCGTATTGCTGGTACGGTTTTACCAAGTGGCGATTTCACCCTACACGCCGGGTGTGTGTCGCTATACCCCAACCTGCTCGCAATATACAATTGAAGCCCTTAGGAAGCACGGAATTCTAAAAGGCGGATGGTTGGCCATAAAACGCATAGGCAGCTGTAATCCCTGGGGAGGCAGCGGCTATGACCCTGTCCCATAA
- the lgt gene encoding prolipoprotein diacylglyceryl transferase — MTHALHMIWNPSEGIDLGFFMIRYYSLMFIIAFGLGWYIMKHIYEREGISLEKLDSLFIYTVFATLIGARLGHVFFYDWDYFKNHPEEILLPFRFQPQFEFTGFAGLASHGAAIAIILTMYFYSKKIIKKPILWILDRVVLPIASGGIFVRLGNFFNSEIVGNQTDSSLGIRFIRDQYTPREAMQSTGMQNANDAYKAIETNPQFTELLDHVVAKHPTQLYEAFGYVFVFAILFYMYWKTDAREKLGYIFGVFLVLLWTVRFVVEFLKESQGGFESALGIFSTGQWLSIPFILVGFYLIYRAKYQKQS; from the coding sequence ATGACACACGCATTACATATGATCTGGAATCCTTCCGAAGGAATTGATTTAGGTTTTTTCATGATCCGTTATTACAGTTTAATGTTCATCATAGCCTTTGGACTGGGCTGGTACATCATGAAGCATATCTATGAAAGAGAAGGTATATCTCTGGAAAAACTGGATTCTTTATTCATTTACACTGTATTTGCTACATTGATCGGAGCACGTTTAGGACACGTTTTCTTTTACGACTGGGACTATTTTAAGAACCATCCGGAAGAAATCTTACTTCCTTTCCGATTCCAGCCACAATTTGAATTTACAGGTTTTGCAGGATTGGCGAGCCACGGAGCTGCGATTGCAATCATTCTGACGATGTATTTCTACAGTAAAAAAATCATTAAAAAACCAATTCTTTGGATTTTAGACCGAGTTGTTCTTCCAATAGCCAGCGGTGGTATTTTCGTGCGTTTGGGGAATTTCTTCAATTCGGAAATCGTTGGAAACCAAACCGATTCATCACTTGGAATCCGTTTCATCAGAGACCAATACACTCCGAGGGAAGCCATGCAAAGCACCGGAATGCAAAACGCAAACGATGCTTACAAAGCAATCGAAACTAATCCTCAGTTTACCGAATTACTGGACCATGTGGTAGCAAAGCATCCAACACAATTATATGAAGCTTTCGGTTATGTTTTCGTTTTTGCCATACTGTTCTATATGTATTGGAAAACTGATGCCCGAGAAAAACTGGGCTATATTTTCGGAGTGTTCCTTGTATTGCTTTGGACGGTTCGTTTCGTAGTGGAGTTTTTAAAAGAGAGTCAGGGTGGTTTTGAGAGCGCTCTGGGCATTTTCTCTACCGGACAGTGGTTGAGCATACCTTTTATCCTTGTCGGCTTTTATCTGATCTACAGAGCAAAGTATCAGAAGCAGAGTTAA
- a CDS encoding DUF6588 family protein — protein sequence MLLTLRLMRKSYIVSGLLVVFLFFSNGIKAQSGNTFQDVENLLNDALFYSDKYITPATDAAVYQAASGWITSPKKRKLWDVTLGLHSNIFFVPKHDRSFEIKNSDFSFFQIEGGATSATVPTALGGDSQVYLVGELDGEQIRLKTPEGVNQETIFYPYLQGSVALWYGTEVVVKYSPKTKLKRGDYQVYGFGLKHNVSQYFKGLESKKIHFSGLVAYSKEDISFDFISIPTQFGSLGINRLNGLVDTWQFQLNGSKEFKNFELMGGLIVNTSEFKYIVGGEKGEIEEIIPLQDILNKKLEQISKNKTNVIGEISGRYQIKKVFLQPVIGFGKFVNTNFSVQYEF from the coding sequence ATGCTGCTTACGCTAAGATTGATGCGTAAATCTTATATAGTATCAGGATTGCTTGTTGTTTTTTTGTTCTTTTCCAATGGAATAAAAGCGCAATCCGGGAATACATTTCAGGATGTCGAAAACTTACTTAATGACGCCTTGTTTTATTCCGACAAATACATAACTCCAGCTACAGATGCGGCCGTTTATCAGGCCGCTTCTGGTTGGATTACTTCACCTAAAAAACGAAAATTATGGGATGTGACATTGGGTTTGCATTCGAATATTTTCTTTGTTCCGAAACACGACAGAAGTTTTGAAATTAAAAACAGTGATTTTTCCTTTTTTCAGATCGAAGGCGGAGCAACTTCCGCAACTGTGCCGACTGCATTGGGTGGTGATTCCCAAGTGTATCTTGTTGGTGAGTTGGATGGAGAGCAAATCCGTTTGAAAACGCCTGAGGGAGTTAATCAGGAAACTATTTTCTACCCGTATTTGCAAGGCTCGGTAGCATTGTGGTATGGCACTGAGGTTGTGGTGAAATATTCCCCAAAAACAAAACTTAAAAGAGGGGATTACCAAGTCTATGGTTTTGGTTTAAAACATAATGTGAGTCAGTACTTTAAAGGTTTGGAGTCTAAGAAAATCCATTTCTCCGGATTAGTGGCTTATTCCAAAGAAGATATCAGCTTTGATTTTATTTCTATTCCTACCCAATTCGGAAGTTTGGGGATTAATCGCTTGAATGGATTGGTGGATACCTGGCAGTTTCAGCTGAATGGCTCAAAAGAGTTCAAGAACTTTGAATTAATGGGCGGACTGATTGTTAATACCAGTGAATTCAAATACATTGTTGGGGGAGAGAAAGGGGAGATTGAAGAGATTATTCCGCTTCAGGATATTTTGAACAAGAAATTGGAGCAAATATCCAAAAACAAAACTAATGTCATTGGTGAAATTTCGGGAAGATATCAGATTAAAAAAGTGTTTTTGCAGCCGGTTATAGGATTTGGGAAATTTGTTAATACCAATTTTTCTGTCCAATATGAATTTTAA
- the gyrB gene encoding DNA topoisomerase (ATP-hydrolyzing) subunit B produces MSEEVKKNNYSADSIQALEGMEHVRMRPSMYIGDTGVRGLHHLVYEVVDNSIDEALAGHCDTIHVAINEDNSISVEDNGRGIPVDIHKKEGVSALEVVMTKIGAGGKFDKDSYKVSGGLHGVGVSCVNALSDHLKATVFREGKIYEQEYERGKAMYPVKQVGETDKRGTTVWFKPDGTIFQQTLEFSYDTLAARMRELAYLNKGITISLTDKRETDKDGNFVGETFHSKEGLKEFVKFLDGNRVPIIGHVISMENEKGEVPVEVALIYNDSYSENIFSYVNNINTHEGGTHLQGFRMGLTRTLKKYADASGLLDKLKFEISGDDFREGLTAIISVKVSEPQFEGQTKTKLGNREVVSPVSQAVAEMLENYLEENPNDAKIIVQKVILAAQARHAAKKAREMVQRKTVMGGGGLPGKLSDCSEQDPAKCEVFLVEGDSAGGTAKQGRDRAFQAIMPLRGKILNVEKAMHHKVFENEEIRNIFTALGVTIGTEEDSKALNLEKLRYHKVVIMCDADVDGSHISTLILTFFFRYMKELIENGYVYIATPPLYMVKKGNKKEYAWTDAQRDAISERLGGGTNIQRYKGLGEMNAEQLWETTMNPEFRTLRQVGIDSLAEADRVFSMLMGDEVPPRREFIEKNAAYAKIDA; encoded by the coding sequence ATGAGCGAAGAAGTAAAGAAAAACAATTATTCGGCAGACAGTATTCAGGCGCTTGAGGGAATGGAGCACGTAAGGATGCGTCCTTCGATGTATATTGGTGATACAGGGGTTCGTGGACTTCACCATTTGGTTTATGAGGTAGTAGATAACTCGATTGACGAAGCATTAGCCGGACATTGTGATACTATTCATGTAGCAATTAACGAGGATAACTCGATTTCTGTTGAAGATAACGGTCGAGGGATTCCTGTAGATATTCATAAAAAAGAAGGAGTTTCTGCTCTTGAGGTTGTAATGACCAAAATTGGGGCCGGAGGAAAGTTCGACAAAGATTCTTATAAAGTTTCTGGAGGTTTGCACGGGGTAGGTGTTTCGTGTGTTAATGCCTTGTCCGATCATTTGAAAGCAACGGTTTTCAGAGAAGGAAAAATATACGAGCAGGAGTATGAAAGAGGTAAGGCGATGTATCCGGTTAAGCAGGTTGGTGAAACTGACAAGCGCGGAACAACGGTTTGGTTTAAGCCTGACGGAACTATTTTTCAGCAAACCTTAGAGTTTTCTTATGATACGTTAGCGGCTCGTATGCGTGAGTTGGCGTACCTTAACAAGGGAATTACGATTTCGTTGACAGATAAAAGAGAAACGGATAAAGACGGGAATTTTGTAGGGGAAACATTCCACTCAAAAGAAGGTTTGAAAGAATTCGTTAAGTTCCTTGATGGTAATCGTGTGCCAATTATTGGTCACGTAATCAGCATGGAAAATGAAAAAGGGGAAGTTCCGGTTGAAGTAGCTTTGATTTATAATGATAGTTACTCTGAAAATATTTTCTCTTATGTAAATAATATCAATACACACGAAGGAGGTACGCATTTACAAGGCTTCCGTATGGGATTAACCCGTACGTTGAAGAAATATGCTGATGCTTCCGGGTTGTTGGATAAATTGAAATTTGAAATTTCAGGAGATGATTTCCGTGAAGGTTTGACGGCTATTATTTCGGTGAAAGTATCTGAGCCTCAATTTGAAGGACAGACTAAAACCAAATTGGGTAACAGAGAAGTTGTTTCTCCAGTTTCTCAGGCGGTTGCTGAAATGTTAGAGAATTATTTGGAAGAGAATCCAAATGATGCGAAAATCATCGTTCAGAAAGTAATCTTGGCAGCTCAGGCGCGTCATGCGGCGAAAAAAGCCCGTGAAATGGTACAGCGCAAAACCGTGATGGGTGGCGGTGGATTACCGGGTAAATTGTCTGACTGTTCTGAGCAGGATCCGGCAAAATGTGAGGTATTCCTTGTTGAGGGAGACTCGGCGGGTGGAACTGCCAAGCAAGGGCGTGACCGTGCCTTCCAAGCAATCATGCCATTGCGAGGTAAGATCTTGAATGTGGAAAAAGCGATGCATCACAAAGTCTTTGAGAATGAGGAAATCCGCAATATTTTTACTGCTTTAGGGGTGACCATCGGTACTGAAGAAGACAGTAAAGCGTTAAACCTTGAGAAATTACGTTACCATAAAGTAGTAATCATGTGTGATGCCGACGTGGACGGTAGTCACATTTCTACGCTGATTTTGACGTTCTTCTTCCGTTATATGAAAGAATTGATTGAGAATGGTTATGTATACATCGCCACTCCGCCTTTATATATGGTGAAGAAAGGAAATAAGAAAGAGTATGCGTGGACAGATGCGCAACGTGATGCAATCTCTGAGAGATTGGGCGGTGGAACCAATATCCAACGTTATAAAGGTCTTGGAGAGATGAACGCGGAGCAGTTGTGGGAAACCACGATGAATCCGGAATTCCGGACGTTACGTCAGGTTGGAATTGACAGTTTGGCTGAAGCAGATCGCGTATTCTCTATGTTAATGGGAGACGAGGTTCCGCCACGTAGAGAATTTATTGAAAAAAATGCTGCTTACGCTAAGATTGATGCGTAA
- the secDF gene encoding protein translocase subunit SecDF has product MQNKGLIKFFAILFALVSIYQLSFTVVTNNIESKAKAFANGDSKKELFYLDSIGKEKVFLGHTFNDVRAKQINKGLDLEGGINVILQISVKDVLKGLANNSKNPVFNKAISEATKNREGNQDYLDAFFIAFDQVSNGTTKLSSPEIFANRNLSEINFTMSDAQVKTIIRKKVSESVESAFRVLRERIDKFGVTQPNIQKLGESGRILVELPGAKDIDRIQKLLQSTAQLEFWETYKTDEIANFLMAANEVLKKTEKPVVGTVAPKTSDIDSLLTSKANDSAAVKKGNNPLLDLMTGGGQQGSPVLAYFNPKDTAKVNAYLKRADIRSLLPAEQRFARFAWGKVSSKTPDVVELYALKTNREGVPPLSGGVITDASESFDQMGRPSVTMQMNASGAKAWEELTGKAFTQQSNIAIVLDNIVYSAPGVSSGPIAGGRSEISGVFDVTETKDLANILRAGKLPASAEIVQSEVVGPSLGQQAIDNGIMSSVVGLLLVCLWMVVYYGKAGWYANVALLVNLLFLFGILASLGAVLTLPGIAGIVLTMGTAVDANIIIYERAKEELRAGKSLGESVIESYSWRGAMRSIIDANVTHILTGLILFIFGTGPIKGFATTLLIGIFTSLFTAIFIARMFIDRDIAAGRNLTFTTGLSKNWFTNFHFDFIGVKKWSYMISAIVIIGSCISFGINGLDEGVDFVGGRTFQVKFEKPVNPTEVSEKLGKEFGVNVEVKEFGNPSQMRIITKYKVEQEGVGVDKEVNEKLYNGLKGYYSNNITYNQFINTAEGKTLGVVQATKVSASVSDDIKTNSYWAVIGAMLVVALYLAVSFRKYQYSLGALAAVAHDVIFVLGLYSLLYKFMPFHMEMDQHFIAAILTVIGYSMNDTVIVFDRIREFILGNRKGDFNQIVNDSINTTLSRTINTSLTMIIVLGIMFVFGGESIRGFIFAMLVGIVVGTYSSLFIATPVLVDTMPKSDKKEVERLHAEANAEREVEA; this is encoded by the coding sequence ATGCAGAATAAAGGACTCATTAAATTTTTTGCAATTTTATTTGCATTGGTAAGTATTTACCAGCTTTCCTTCACGGTTGTTACCAATAATATTGAAAGTAAAGCAAAGGCATTCGCGAATGGCGACTCTAAAAAAGAGTTGTTTTACTTAGATTCTATTGGTAAAGAAAAAGTGTTTTTAGGTCATACTTTTAATGACGTAAGAGCAAAACAAATCAATAAAGGTCTTGACCTTGAAGGAGGAATCAACGTAATCCTTCAAATTTCGGTTAAAGACGTATTGAAAGGATTGGCAAACAATTCAAAAAATCCGGTTTTTAACAAAGCGATTTCAGAAGCAACTAAAAACAGAGAAGGAAATCAGGATTACCTTGATGCTTTCTTCATTGCTTTTGATCAGGTTTCAAACGGAACAACAAAATTGTCTTCACCAGAAATTTTCGCTAACAGAAATTTAAGTGAGATCAATTTTACAATGTCAGATGCGCAGGTTAAAACCATCATCAGAAAAAAAGTTTCTGAGTCTGTAGAAAGTGCATTCCGCGTATTAAGAGAGCGTATCGACAAATTTGGTGTAACTCAGCCTAACATCCAAAAATTAGGAGAGTCTGGAAGAATCTTAGTAGAACTTCCTGGAGCTAAAGATATCGACCGTATCCAAAAGTTATTACAAAGTACTGCTCAGTTAGAATTCTGGGAAACTTATAAAACAGATGAGATTGCTAACTTCTTAATGGCAGCTAATGAAGTTTTAAAGAAAACTGAAAAACCAGTTGTAGGTACAGTAGCTCCAAAGACTTCTGATATCGATTCTTTATTAACGTCTAAAGCAAATGATTCTGCAGCCGTTAAAAAAGGAAACAACCCATTATTGGATTTAATGACAGGTGGTGGACAACAAGGAAGTCCGGTATTGGCTTATTTCAATCCAAAAGATACAGCAAAAGTTAATGCATATTTAAAAAGAGCTGACATCCGTTCTTTATTGCCTGCAGAACAGCGTTTCGCTCGTTTCGCTTGGGGTAAAGTAAGTTCTAAAACTCCGGATGTCGTTGAATTATATGCTCTTAAAACAAACAGAGAAGGTGTGCCTCCTCTAAGTGGTGGAGTAATCACAGATGCTTCTGAGTCTTTTGACCAAATGGGAAGACCGTCTGTAACTATGCAGATGAACGCTTCAGGTGCTAAAGCATGGGAAGAATTAACTGGAAAAGCATTTACACAACAAAGTAATATTGCAATTGTATTGGATAACATCGTTTATTCAGCACCGGGAGTTTCTTCTGGACCAATTGCAGGAGGACGTTCTGAAATTTCAGGTGTATTTGATGTAACTGAAACTAAAGACTTAGCAAACATCTTAAGAGCAGGTAAATTACCGGCTTCTGCAGAGATCGTACAATCTGAGGTTGTTGGTCCGTCATTAGGACAACAAGCTATCGATAACGGTATCATGTCTTCGGTTGTTGGTTTATTGTTAGTGTGTTTATGGATGGTTGTTTACTATGGTAAAGCAGGTTGGTATGCTAACGTTGCATTATTAGTGAACTTATTATTCTTATTCGGTATCTTGGCTAGTTTAGGTGCTGTATTAACATTACCTGGTATTGCCGGTATCGTGTTAACAATGGGTACTGCGGTAGATGCGAACATCATTATTTACGAAAGAGCTAAAGAAGAATTACGTGCCGGAAAATCATTAGGTGAGTCGGTAATCGAATCATACAGTTGGAGAGGAGCTATGCGTTCCATTATTGATGCGAACGTAACGCACATCCTTACAGGTTTGATCCTTTTCATCTTCGGTACAGGGCCTATCAAAGGTTTTGCAACTACTTTATTGATTGGTATCTTCACATCATTATTCACAGCTATCTTCATCGCGAGAATGTTCATCGATAGAGATATTGCTGCAGGAAGAAATTTAACATTCACTACTGGTTTGTCTAAAAACTGGTTTACAAACTTCCATTTTGACTTCATCGGAGTAAAAAAATGGTCTTACATGATTTCTGCTATCGTTATCATCGGAAGCTGTATTTCTTTCGGAATTAATGGCTTGGATGAAGGTGTTGATTTCGTAGGAGGTAGAACATTCCAAGTGAAATTTGAAAAACCGGTTAACCCAACTGAAGTTTCTGAAAAACTTGGTAAAGAATTCGGAGTGAACGTAGAGGTAAAAGAATTTGGTAATCCAAGCCAAATGAGAATTATCACGAAATATAAAGTTGAGCAAGAAGGTGTAGGCGTTGATAAAGAAGTAAACGAGAAATTATACAACGGTTTGAAAGGTTATTATTCAAACAATATTACGTACAATCAGTTCATCAATACTGCAGAAGGTAAAACTTTAGGAGTGGTTCAGGCAACAAAAGTTAGTGCATCGGTTTCTGATGATATCAAAACGAACTCTTACTGGGCTGTAATCGGAGCAATGTTAGTGGTTGCACTTTACTTAGCAGTATCGTTCCGTAAGTATCAATATTCATTGGGGGCACTTGCGGCTGTGGCACACGACGTTATCTTTGTATTAGGATTGTACTCATTGTTGTATAAATTCATGCCTTTCCACATGGAAATGGATCAGCACTTCATCGCTGCGATCTTAACGGTTATCGGATATTCAATGAACGATACAGTTATCGTATTCGACCGTATCCGTGAGTTCATCTTAGGAAACAGAAAAGGTGATTTCAACCAGATTGTAAACGATTCAATTAATACAACATTATCAAGAACGATCAATACATCATTAACGATGATTATCGTATTAGGAATCATGTTCGTATTTGGAGGTGAGTCTATCCGCGGATTTATATTCGCAATGTTGGTAGGTATCGTTGTAGGAACTTATTCTTCATTATTTATCGCAACTCCGGTATTGGTGGATACTATGCCGAAATCTGATAAAAAAGAAGTAGAAAGACTTCACGCTGAAGCAAATGCTGAAAGAGAAGTAGAAGCATAA